Proteins encoded by one window of Enterococcus saccharolyticus subsp. saccharolyticus:
- the liaF gene encoding cell wall-active antibiotics response protein LiaF, whose translation MNSPWRFFFVVEALLFLLAVWQIINNTPLLILLGIGMLNVYLAMKRKKHLRTKNFQLIVGCLMILVSLLNSPALWLMIVFAILFIGLKGVEISGIDFSKHSFWRKKQIIMVETDEPQNHDGKKKKQQWFGNERIGNQVYEWDDINLSILSGDTIIDLGNTILPKNDNIVLVRKGFGRTRILIPTGIGVQLEHAAFVGSVTFEEKETELRNEVLTVVSSDYSTSPRRLKIVSNTLVGDLEVIRV comes from the coding sequence ATGAATAGTCCATGGCGGTTCTTTTTTGTCGTAGAAGCATTATTGTTTTTACTTGCTGTGTGGCAAATTATTAATAATACACCGTTATTAATTTTATTGGGCATTGGAATGTTAAATGTTTATTTAGCAATGAAACGTAAAAAACATTTACGTACAAAGAATTTTCAATTAATTGTCGGTTGTTTGATGATTCTAGTTAGTTTATTAAATAGCCCAGCTTTATGGTTAATGATTGTTTTTGCGATTCTTTTTATTGGACTAAAAGGAGTAGAAATTTCAGGAATTGATTTTTCAAAACATTCTTTTTGGCGCAAAAAACAAATCATCATGGTGGAAACAGATGAACCACAAAACCACGACGGCAAAAAGAAAAAACAACAATGGTTTGGCAACGAACGTATTGGCAATCAAGTATATGAATGGGACGATATTAATCTCAGTATTTTATCCGGCGATACAATCATTGATTTAGGGAATACAATCTTGCCAAAAAATGATAATATTGTATTAGTAAGAAAAGGGTTTGGTCGGACACGAATTTTGATTCCAACCGGGATTGGTGTTCAACTAGAACATGCGGCATTTGTTGGTTCAGTGACTTTTGAAGAAAAAGAAACGGAATTGCGAAATGAAGTATTAACTGTTGTAAGTAGTGATTATAGTACTAGTCCACGACGTTTAAAAATTGTATCTAACACCTTAGTGGGAGATTTAGAGGTGATTCGTGTATGA